The following are encoded together in the Salinibacterium sp. UTAS2018 genome:
- a CDS encoding copper chaperone PCu(A)C, translated as MIRTTRTKNAFSLIAVLAAGALALAGCSTTASTDSESDDMESMATTLTTSDTWVKAIDSGMTAAFGMVENPTDADITIVSATTSASDMTELHETLENESGDMVMQPIEGGFTVPAGGMLMLEPGGNHIMIMGVADPILAGDDVTVTLTLDDGSAVEFTAPAKDYSGANENYEGDDDMDMDMDDGDMDHDDMEMNE; from the coding sequence ACACGCACCAAGAACGCCTTCAGCCTGATCGCAGTTCTCGCAGCAGGAGCGCTCGCTCTCGCTGGATGCTCGACCACGGCATCCACTGACAGCGAGTCCGACGACATGGAGTCGATGGCGACCACGCTCACGACTTCTGACACCTGGGTCAAGGCGATCGACAGCGGTATGACGGCCGCGTTCGGCATGGTCGAGAACCCCACCGATGCCGACATCACGATCGTGTCGGCGACTACCAGTGCGTCTGACATGACCGAGCTTCACGAGACGCTCGAGAATGAGTCGGGCGACATGGTTATGCAGCCGATCGAAGGCGGTTTCACCGTACCGGCAGGTGGAATGCTCATGCTGGAGCCCGGTGGAAACCACATCATGATCATGGGCGTCGCCGACCCAATTCTGGCGGGCGACGACGTGACTGTCACACTCACGCTCGACGACGGCAGCGCCGTCGAGTTCACGGCTCCGGCCAAGGACTACTCGGGTGCCAACGAGAATTACGAGGGCGACGATGACATGGACATGGACATGGACGACGGCGACATGGACCACGATGACATGGAGATGAACGAATAA
- the pstB gene encoding phosphate ABC transporter ATP-binding protein PstB: MSKRIEVNDLNVYYSKFRAVEGVSLTIEPRTVTAFIGPSGCGKSTFLRTLNRMHEVIPGAYVEGEVLIDGNNLYGPGVDPVNVRRQVGMVFQRPNPFPTMSIRDNVLAGVKLNNSRISKSDADDLVESSLVGANLWKEVKDRLEKPGSGLSGGQQQRLCIARAIAVKPDVVLMDEPCSALDPISTLAIEDLIEELKQEYTIVIVTHNMQQASRVSDRTAFFNIAGTGAPGKLIEYDDTTTIFSNPSVQATEDYVSGKFG, translated from the coding sequence GTGTCAAAGCGTATTGAAGTCAATGATCTCAACGTCTACTACAGCAAGTTTCGCGCTGTAGAGGGCGTCTCGCTCACGATTGAGCCCCGCACGGTTACCGCCTTCATCGGTCCATCCGGTTGTGGCAAGTCGACCTTCCTGCGCACGCTCAACCGCATGCATGAGGTCATCCCGGGCGCTTACGTCGAGGGTGAAGTTCTCATCGACGGCAACAACCTCTACGGCCCCGGCGTCGACCCCGTGAACGTGCGTCGCCAGGTGGGCATGGTGTTCCAGCGCCCCAACCCGTTCCCCACGATGTCGATTCGCGACAATGTGCTCGCCGGCGTCAAGCTCAACAACAGCCGCATCAGCAAGAGTGACGCTGACGACCTCGTTGAATCATCGCTTGTGGGCGCCAACCTCTGGAAGGAGGTCAAGGACCGCCTCGAGAAGCCAGGCTCGGGCCTCTCCGGTGGCCAGCAGCAACGTCTCTGCATTGCTCGCGCTATCGCCGTCAAGCCTGACGTCGTACTGATGGATGAGCCGTGCTCGGCCCTCGACCCCATCTCAACGCTCGCCATTGAAGACCTCATCGAGGAACTCAAGCAGGAGTACACGATCGTAATCGTGACCCACAACATGCAGCAGGCCTCGCGCGTCTCTGACCGCACCGCCTTCTTCAACATTGCGGGCACCGGCGCTCCCGGCAAGCTCATCGAATACGACGACACCACCACGATCTTCTCGAACCCCAGTGTTCAGGCCACCGAAGACTACGTCTCCGGCAAGTTCGGATAA
- a CDS encoding Dyp-type peroxidase, with translation MSEPIEPDTSRRLSRRHLLWGGAAAAGVGAATAAGVSIVGNTSGSVAPTSVGEGSQPGGTGEFTPQEAFEGAVPFYGAHQAGIETPAQSNAVFIALDLRDDVDAAGLRRLMGVLTDDAARLTAGQPALADSEPELAVIPAQLTVTFGFGPRVVALAGKSAPDWLRPLPAFGIDQLDPAYCDGDLLLQIAANDPLTVTHTARMLLKDARSFALPRWSQSGFRRAAGAENPAATMRNLFGQLDGTGNPTPGTTEFNEAVWSTDVPSWLEGGTSFVLRRIFMDLDGWDKIDRLGREETIGRTLDTGAPLTGTVEGDEPDLEAKDRLGFPVIPAFAHVRRAKEHEAANKMFRRGYNYDDIVLAGAESVSNSGLLFAAFQADVDKQFVPVQKALDTLDLLNTWTTPVGSAVFAIPPGCEPGGYIGDTLF, from the coding sequence TTGTCTGAACCAATAGAGCCCGACACTTCGCGTCGGCTCTCGCGGCGGCACCTCCTCTGGGGCGGTGCCGCCGCGGCGGGCGTCGGCGCGGCAACAGCAGCCGGAGTGAGCATCGTTGGCAACACTTCGGGATCGGTCGCGCCGACGAGCGTCGGTGAGGGTTCCCAGCCCGGCGGCACCGGGGAGTTCACTCCACAAGAGGCCTTCGAGGGAGCTGTGCCTTTCTACGGCGCGCACCAGGCCGGAATCGAAACGCCAGCGCAATCCAACGCCGTGTTCATTGCGCTCGATCTGCGTGACGATGTCGATGCCGCTGGTCTGCGGCGGCTGATGGGCGTGCTGACGGATGACGCGGCTCGCCTCACGGCAGGCCAGCCCGCGCTGGCTGACTCTGAGCCCGAGCTCGCGGTCATCCCGGCACAGCTCACGGTCACCTTTGGCTTCGGGCCGCGCGTGGTGGCGCTCGCCGGAAAGTCGGCGCCCGACTGGCTGCGCCCGCTACCCGCCTTCGGTATCGACCAGCTCGACCCGGCGTATTGTGACGGCGACCTGCTTCTTCAAATCGCTGCCAACGATCCGCTGACGGTGACCCACACCGCGCGCATGCTGCTGAAGGACGCACGCAGCTTTGCTCTGCCGCGGTGGTCGCAGAGCGGTTTTCGACGCGCTGCGGGAGCCGAGAATCCGGCGGCCACCATGCGCAACCTCTTCGGCCAGCTGGATGGAACCGGCAATCCCACGCCGGGCACCACAGAATTCAACGAGGCCGTCTGGAGTACCGACGTTCCGTCGTGGCTCGAGGGCGGCACGAGCTTCGTGCTGCGTCGCATCTTCATGGACCTCGATGGCTGGGACAAGATCGACCGCCTCGGCCGGGAAGAAACCATCGGCCGTACTCTCGACACCGGAGCGCCCCTCACCGGCACCGTGGAGGGCGATGAGCCCGACCTGGAGGCGAAGGACCGGCTCGGGTTCCCCGTTATCCCCGCGTTCGCGCACGTTCGTCGGGCCAAGGAGCACGAGGCTGCGAACAAGATGTTCCGTCGGGGCTATAACTACGACGACATCGTGCTGGCGGGCGCCGAGAGCGTCTCCAACTCGGGCCTTCTGTTCGCTGCCTTCCAAGCGGATGTCGACAAACAGTTCGTGCCCGTGCAGAAAGCCCTCGACACGCTCGACCTGCTCAACACCTGGACCACGCCCGTCGGTTCAGCAGTCTTCGCGATTCCACCCGGCTGCGAGCCCGGCGGCTACATCGGAGACACCCTCTTCTAA